From Vogesella sp. XCS3, the proteins below share one genomic window:
- the rpoC gene encoding DNA-directed RNA polymerase subunit beta': MKALLDLFKQVTQEEEFDAIKIGIASPDKIRSWSFGEVKKPETINYRTFKPERDGLFCARIFGPVKDYECLCGKYKRLKHRGVICEKCGVEVTLSKVRRERMGHIELASPVAHIWFLKSLPSRLGMVLDMTLRDIERVLYFEAFVVTEPGLTSLQPRQLLTEEDYLDKLDEYGEEFVALMGAEAVRELLKKLDLTSEIETLRRELEATSSDTKIKKIAKRLKVLEAFQRSGMKPEWMIMEVLPVLPPELRPLVPLDGGRFATSDLNDLYRRVINRNNRLKRLLELRAPDIIVRNEKRMLQESVDSLLDNGRRGKAMTGANKRPLKSLADMIKGKGGRFRQNLLGKRVDYSGRSVITVGPTLRLHQCGLPKKMALELFKPFIFHKLEVLGLASTIKAAKKLVEQEVPEVWDILEDVIREHPVLLNRAPTLHRLGIQAFEPLLIEGKAIQLHPLVCAAFNADFDGDQMAVHVPLSLEAQMEARTLMLATNNVLSPANGEPIIVPSQDIVLGLYYMTRDKINGRNEGMAFADTAEVHRAYETRQVELGTRITVRLKEWEKDDQGEFVAVTKRYNTTVGRAILSEILPKGLPFEFINRALKKKEISRLINGSFRRCGIRDTVIFADQLMYTGFAYSTRGGISICVDDMQIPAKKFDLLGEAQKEVKEIEEQYRQGLVTQGERYNKVVDIWGRTGDKIAKAMMDELSKQKVIDREGKEVDQESFNSIYMMADSGARGSAAQIKQLAGMRGLMAKPDGSIIETPITANFREGLTVLQYFISTHGARKGLADTALKTANSGYLTRRLVDVTQDLVVIEDDCGTSNGFVMKAVVQGGDVIEALRDRILGRVTASDVVDPSTSETVIEAGTLLDEALVDLIDERGIDEVKVRTAITCDTRYGLCAQCYGRDLARGKRVNAGEAVGVIAAQSIGEPGTQLTMRTFHIGGAASRNAAASQVEGKSNGTVRFSSQMRYVKNNKEELIVISRSGEVVIHDDVGRERERHKVPYGATLMVTDGLTIKAGAVLATWDPHTRPIITEYSGRVKFENVEEGATVAKQTDEVTGLSTLVVIDNKRRASAQSKMLRPLVKLLDENGNEVKLAGSDASVSITFQVGAIITVRDGQEVGKGEVLARIPQESSKTRDITGGLPRVAELFEARSPKDAGMLAEVTGTVSFGKDTKGKQRLIITDLDGNAYESLIPKDKHVLVHDGQVVNRGELIVDGAVDPHDILRLQGIEALARYIGQEVQEVYRLQGVKINDKHIEVIVRQMLRRVVITDSGDTDFITGEQVERAEVLETNDQMAAEGKIPAQYDNVLLGITKASLSTDSFISAASFQETTRVLTEAAIMGKKDDLRGLKENVIVGRLIPAGTGLAYHRNRRRQNATGDLNVEFAPLEEQIDAGSSTH; the protein is encoded by the coding sequence ATGAAAGCTCTGCTCGATCTCTTTAAGCAAGTTACGCAAGAAGAAGAGTTTGATGCGATTAAGATCGGCATCGCCTCCCCGGACAAGATCCGTTCCTGGTCGTTCGGTGAAGTTAAAAAGCCAGAAACCATCAACTACCGGACATTCAAGCCGGAACGTGATGGCCTGTTCTGCGCACGCATTTTTGGCCCGGTAAAGGACTACGAATGCCTGTGCGGTAAGTACAAACGCCTGAAGCATCGCGGTGTGATCTGCGAGAAGTGCGGCGTGGAAGTTACCCTGTCCAAAGTGCGCCGCGAGCGCATGGGTCACATCGAACTGGCGTCGCCTGTTGCGCACATCTGGTTCCTGAAGTCCCTGCCGTCCCGTCTGGGTATGGTGCTGGACATGACCCTGCGTGACATCGAACGCGTGCTGTACTTCGAAGCATTCGTGGTGACCGAGCCTGGTCTGACCAGCCTGCAACCACGTCAGCTGCTGACCGAAGAAGACTACCTGGACAAGCTGGACGAGTACGGTGAAGAGTTCGTTGCCCTGATGGGTGCCGAAGCCGTGCGCGAACTGCTGAAAAAGCTGGACCTGACTTCCGAAATCGAGACCCTGCGTCGCGAACTGGAAGCTACCAGCTCTGACACCAAGATCAAGAAGATCGCCAAGCGCCTAAAAGTGCTTGAGGCCTTCCAGCGTTCCGGCATGAAGCCGGAATGGATGATCATGGAAGTGCTGCCGGTACTGCCGCCCGAGCTGCGCCCGCTGGTGCCGCTGGATGGTGGCCGCTTCGCCACGTCCGACCTGAACGACCTGTACCGCCGCGTGATCAACCGTAACAACCGTCTGAAGCGCCTGCTTGAGCTGCGCGCCCCGGACATCATCGTGCGCAACGAAAAGCGCATGCTGCAGGAATCGGTTGACTCGCTGCTGGATAACGGCCGTCGCGGCAAGGCCATGACTGGCGCCAACAAGCGCCCGCTGAAGTCGCTGGCCGACATGATCAAGGGCAAGGGCGGTCGTTTCCGTCAGAACTTGCTGGGTAAGCGCGTGGACTACTCCGGTCGTTCCGTGATTACCGTAGGCCCGACCCTGCGTCTGCATCAGTGCGGTCTGCCGAAGAAAATGGCACTGGAGCTGTTCAAGCCTTTCATCTTCCACAAACTGGAAGTGCTGGGCCTGGCCTCCACCATCAAGGCTGCCAAGAAGCTGGTAGAGCAGGAAGTGCCGGAAGTATGGGACATCCTGGAAGACGTGATCCGCGAGCATCCGGTACTGCTGAACCGTGCACCTACACTGCACCGTCTGGGTATCCAGGCTTTCGAACCACTGCTGATCGAAGGCAAGGCCATTCAGCTGCACCCGCTGGTCTGCGCGGCATTTAACGCCGACTTTGATGGTGACCAGATGGCTGTTCACGTGCCGCTGTCGCTGGAAGCGCAGATGGAAGCCCGCACCCTGATGCTGGCTACCAACAACGTGCTGTCCCCAGCTAACGGCGAGCCGATCATCGTTCCTTCCCAGGATATCGTATTGGGTCTGTACTACATGACCCGCGACAAGATCAACGGCCGCAACGAAGGCATGGCTTTCGCTGACACCGCTGAAGTGCATCGCGCCTACGAAACCCGTCAGGTGGAACTGGGTACACGTATTACCGTGCGCCTGAAAGAGTGGGAAAAGGACGATCAAGGCGAATTCGTGGCCGTAACCAAGCGTTACAACACCACTGTTGGCCGCGCGATCCTGTCCGAGATCCTGCCAAAAGGCCTGCCGTTCGAGTTCATCAACCGTGCGTTGAAGAAGAAAGAAATTTCCCGTCTGATCAACGGCTCCTTCCGTCGTTGCGGTATCCGCGACACGGTGATCTTTGCTGACCAGCTGATGTACACCGGTTTTGCCTACTCTACCCGTGGTGGTATTTCCATCTGCGTGGACGACATGCAAATCCCGGCGAAGAAATTCGACCTGCTGGGCGAAGCACAGAAAGAAGTCAAAGAGATCGAAGAGCAATACCGTCAAGGTCTGGTTACCCAGGGCGAACGCTATAACAAGGTAGTGGATATCTGGGGCCGTACCGGCGACAAGATCGCCAAGGCCATGATGGACGAGCTGTCCAAGCAGAAGGTTATCGACCGCGAAGGCAAGGAAGTCGATCAAGAGTCGTTCAACTCCATTTACATGATGGCCGACTCGGGCGCTCGGGGTTCCGCAGCGCAGATCAAACAGCTGGCCGGTATGCGTGGTCTGATGGCCAAGCCTGATGGCTCCATTATCGAAACACCAATTACCGCCAACTTCCGCGAAGGCCTGACGGTTCTGCAGTACTTTATCTCCACCCACGGTGCACGTAAGGGTCTGGCGGATACGGCACTGAAGACCGCCAACTCCGGTTACCTGACTCGTCGTCTGGTAGACGTGACGCAGGATCTGGTGGTGATCGAGGACGATTGCGGCACCTCCAATGGCTTCGTGATGAAGGCCGTGGTTCAGGGTGGTGACGTAATCGAAGCCCTGCGCGACCGTATTCTGGGCCGTGTGACTGCTAGCGATGTCGTGGATCCGTCCACCAGCGAAACGGTGATCGAAGCCGGCACCCTGCTGGACGAAGCACTGGTAGACCTGATCGACGAGCGTGGTATCGACGAAGTCAAAGTGCGTACCGCCATCACTTGCGACACCCGCTACGGCTTGTGCGCACAGTGCTACGGCCGCGACCTCGCGCGTGGTAAGCGTGTTAACGCTGGTGAAGCTGTCGGCGTGATCGCTGCGCAGTCGATTGGTGAGCCGGGTACCCAGCTGACCATGCGTACCTTCCACATTGGTGGTGCAGCCTCGCGAAATGCCGCTGCCAGCCAGGTAGAAGGTAAGTCCAACGGTACCGTACGCTTCTCCAGCCAGATGCGTTATGTGAAGAACAACAAGGAAGAGCTGATCGTGATCAGCCGTTCCGGTGAAGTGGTGATTCACGATGACGTTGGCCGCGAGCGCGAACGCCATAAAGTGCCGTACGGCGCGACCCTGATGGTGACCGACGGTCTGACCATCAAGGCCGGTGCAGTGCTGGCAACATGGGATCCGCACACTCGTCCGATCATCACCGAGTACTCTGGCCGCGTGAAGTTCGAAAACGTGGAAGAGGGCGCAACTGTTGCCAAGCAGACCGACGAAGTAACCGGTCTGTCCACCCTGGTGGTGATCGACAACAAGCGTCGCGCCAGTGCACAGTCCAAAATGCTGCGCCCGTTGGTGAAGCTGCTGGACGAGAACGGCAACGAAGTGAAACTGGCTGGTTCCGATGCATCCGTATCGATTACCTTCCAGGTTGGCGCGATCATTACCGTGCGTGACGGTCAGGAAGTCGGTAAGGGTGAAGTGCTGGCACGTATTCCGCAAGAATCGTCCAAGACTCGCGATATTACCGGTGGTCTGCCACGTGTGGCCGAGCTGTTCGAAGCCCGCTCGCCGAAAGATGCCGGCATGCTGGCAGAGGTAACGGGTACTGTTTCCTTCGGTAAGGACACCAAGGGCAAGCAACGTCTGATCATTACCGATCTGGACGGCAATGCCTACGAGAGCCTGATCCCGAAAGACAAACACGTACTGGTGCACGATGGTCAGGTAGTAAACCGCGGCGAATTGATCGTCGACGGCGCTGTCGACCCGCACGACATCCTGCGTCTGCAGGGTATCGAAGCGTTGGCCCGCTACATTGGCCAGGAAGTGCAAGAAGTGTACCGTCTGCAGGGCGTGAAGATTAACGACAAGCACATCGAGGTGATTGTTCGCCAGATGCTGCGTCGTGTGGTGATCACCGATTCCGGCGATACCGATTTCATCACCGGCGAACAGGTAGAGCGCGCAGAAGTGCTGGAGACCAACGACCAGATGGCTGCCGAAGGCAAGATCCCGGCACAGTACGACAACGTACTGCTGGGTATTACCAAAGCATCGCTGTCCACCGACTCCTTCATCTCGGCGGCTTCCTTCCAGGAAACCACCCGCGTGCTGACCGAAGCGGCGATCATGGGCAAGAAAGACGATCTGCGTGGTCTGAAAGAAAACGTGATCGTTGGCCGTCTGATCCCGGCAGGTACGGGTCTGGCTTACCACCGCAACCGTCGCCGTCAGAACGCCACAGGTGATCTGAATGTCGAGTTTGCACCGCTGGAAGAGCAGATCGACGCTGGCTCTAGTACACACTAA
- the rpoB gene encoding DNA-directed RNA polymerase subunit beta: MSYSFTEKKRIRKSFAKRNTVLDVPFLLATQIDSYTEFLQLGVPFDQRKDVGLQAAFKSIFPINSHNGFARLDFVHYVLGDPPFDVQECQLRGITFASPLRARIRLTILDKESSKPVVKEVRENEVYMGEIPLMTSNGSFIINGTERVIVSQLHRSPGVFFEHDRGKTHSSGKLLFSARVIPYRGSWLDFEFDAKDQLFFRIDRRRKMPVSILLKALGYTNERILSEFYNTDTFYLTGNGVFMKVVAERLKGEVAKFDIVGEDGKLIVAKDKRITAKHIRDIVAANLDRIEVPFDVLVGKVLANNVVNPETGEIIARANEEITDDLLAKMDIQDVSEVDVLYTNDLDHGAYISQTLRGDDTADQLSARVAIYRMMRPGEPPTEDAVEQLFQRLFFNEDSYDLSRVGRMKFNTRTFQYKFDEKSPEWFKTLVGEKFGHRRDVTDGVLATEDIVSVIAILCELRNGRGEVDDIDHLGNRRVRSVGELAENQFRAGLVRVERAVKERLNQAESDNLMPHDLINAKPVSAAIKEFFGSSQLSQFMDQTNPLSEVTHKRRVSALGPGGLTRERAGFEVRDVHPTHYGRVCPIETPEGPNIGLINSLSVYARTNEFGFLETPYRKVIDSKVTNEIDYLSAIEEGRYVIAQANAELDEAGNLIDELVTCREKGETILATPDRVQYMDVATGQVVSVAASLIPFLEHDDANRALMGANMQRQAVPCLRPEKPFVGTGIERDVAVDSGTTVIARRGGVVDYVDANRVVVRVNDEEAMAGEVGVDIYNLTKFTRSNQNTNINQRPIVKVGDLIARGDVVADGASTDIGELALGQNMTIAFMPWNGYNFEDSILISEKVVADDRYTSIHIEELSVVARDTKLGPEEISRDIPNLSERMAGRLDDAGIVYIGAEVTAGDVLVGKVTPKGETQLTPEEKLLRAIFGEKASDVKDTSLRVPTGMTGTVIDVQVFTREGIERDKRAQSIIDAELKRYRLDLNDQLRIFDNDAFSRIERLIVGKVANGGPKRLAKGTEIDTEYLAGLPTKHDWFDIRMADEDIAKQLELIKESLSQKREEFDLKFDDKKRKLTQGDELPPGVQKMVKVYIAVKRRLQAGDKMAGRHGNKGVVSRILPVEDMPYMADGRPVDIVLNPLGVPSRMNIGQILEVHLGWAAKGIGERIDRMLKQQQGMEALRSYLERIYNDTGKKVELVDMSDAEVKLLAENLRKGMTFATPVFDGAKESEIMHMLNLAYPSEDPHTEQLGFNGSKTQMTLYDGRSGEAFDRKVTVGVMHYLKLHHLVDDKMHARSTGPYSLVTQQPLGGKAQFGGQRFGEMEVWALEAYGAAYTLQEMLTVKSDDVTGRTKIYENIVKGEHKIDAGMPESFNVLVKEIRSLGLDIDLERY; the protein is encoded by the coding sequence ATGAGTTATTCGTTTACTGAGAAGAAGCGTATTCGTAAAAGTTTTGCGAAGCGTAATACTGTTCTCGACGTCCCATTCCTGTTGGCGACCCAGATCGATTCGTACACCGAGTTTCTCCAGCTGGGTGTGCCGTTTGATCAGCGCAAGGATGTAGGCCTGCAGGCTGCATTCAAGTCGATCTTCCCGATCAACAGTCACAATGGTTTTGCACGTCTGGACTTTGTGCATTACGTACTGGGCGACCCGCCGTTCGATGTTCAGGAATGCCAGCTGCGCGGCATTACCTTCGCATCGCCACTGCGTGCACGTATCCGCCTGACCATTCTGGACAAAGAATCGTCCAAGCCTGTTGTAAAAGAAGTGCGCGAAAACGAAGTGTACATGGGTGAAATCCCCCTGATGACTTCGAACGGGTCGTTCATTATCAACGGGACCGAGCGTGTCATCGTTTCCCAGCTGCACCGTTCCCCGGGCGTGTTCTTCGAGCACGATCGCGGTAAAACGCATTCTTCCGGTAAACTGCTGTTCTCCGCTCGCGTGATTCCTTACCGCGGCTCCTGGCTGGACTTCGAGTTCGATGCCAAGGATCAGCTGTTCTTCCGTATTGACCGTCGTCGCAAGATGCCGGTGTCCATCCTGCTGAAGGCACTGGGCTACACCAACGAACGCATTCTGTCCGAGTTCTACAATACCGATACTTTCTACCTCACCGGCAACGGCGTGTTCATGAAAGTGGTTGCCGAGCGCCTGAAAGGCGAAGTGGCCAAGTTCGATATCGTGGGCGAAGACGGCAAACTGATCGTTGCCAAAGACAAGCGCATTACTGCCAAGCACATTCGCGACATCGTTGCGGCCAACCTGGACCGTATCGAAGTACCGTTTGACGTGCTGGTAGGCAAAGTGCTGGCCAACAACGTAGTGAACCCGGAAACCGGCGAGATCATCGCCCGTGCCAACGAGGAAATCACCGACGATCTGCTGGCCAAAATGGATATCCAGGACGTTTCCGAAGTGGACGTGCTGTATACCAATGACCTGGACCACGGTGCATACATCTCGCAAACCCTGCGTGGTGACGATACTGCCGACCAGCTGTCCGCGCGCGTGGCCATCTACCGCATGATGCGCCCAGGCGAGCCGCCAACAGAAGACGCAGTCGAGCAGCTGTTCCAGCGCCTGTTCTTCAACGAGGACAGCTACGACCTGTCCCGTGTTGGCCGCATGAAGTTCAACACCCGTACCTTCCAGTACAAATTCGACGAAAAATCGCCAGAGTGGTTCAAGACCCTGGTCGGTGAAAAGTTCGGCCACCGTCGTGATGTAACCGATGGCGTGCTGGCGACCGAAGATATCGTTTCCGTGATTGCCATCCTGTGCGAACTGCGTAACGGCCGTGGCGAAGTGGACGATATCGATCACTTGGGTAACCGTCGTGTGCGTTCGGTAGGCGAGCTGGCCGAGAACCAGTTCCGCGCTGGTCTGGTACGTGTTGAGCGTGCCGTGAAAGAGCGTCTGAACCAGGCTGAATCCGACAACCTGATGCCGCATGACCTGATCAACGCCAAACCGGTTTCGGCAGCGATCAAGGAATTCTTCGGCTCCAGCCAGCTGTCGCAGTTCATGGACCAGACCAACCCGCTGTCCGAAGTGACCCACAAGCGCCGTGTATCGGCCCTGGGTCCTGGTGGTCTGACACGCGAACGCGCCGGCTTCGAAGTGCGTGACGTACACCCGACCCACTACGGCCGGGTGTGCCCGATCGAAACACCGGAAGGTCCGAACATCGGTCTGATCAACTCGCTGTCCGTGTACGCACGTACCAACGAGTTCGGTTTCCTGGAAACCCCGTACCGCAAGGTGATCGACAGCAAGGTAACCAACGAGATTGACTATCTGTCTGCTATCGAAGAAGGCCGCTACGTGATTGCTCAGGCTAACGCCGAGCTGGACGAAGCCGGCAACCTGATCGACGAGCTGGTTACCTGCCGCGAAAAAGGCGAAACCATTCTGGCCACCCCAGACCGCGTACAGTACATGGACGTGGCTACCGGCCAGGTGGTATCGGTTGCGGCCTCGCTGATTCCGTTCCTGGAGCATGACGATGCAAACCGTGCCTTGATGGGCGCCAACATGCAACGTCAGGCCGTGCCTTGCCTGCGTCCGGAAAAACCGTTCGTGGGTACCGGTATCGAGCGCGATGTGGCTGTCGATTCGGGTACTACCGTGATCGCACGTCGTGGTGGTGTGGTGGATTACGTTGACGCAAACCGTGTTGTGGTGCGTGTGAACGACGAAGAAGCCATGGCCGGTGAAGTCGGTGTAGATATCTACAACCTGACCAAATTTACCCGCTCCAACCAGAACACCAACATCAACCAGCGTCCTATCGTGAAGGTAGGTGACCTGATTGCCCGCGGTGATGTGGTGGCTGACGGCGCCTCGACCGATATCGGCGAATTGGCACTGGGTCAGAACATGACCATCGCCTTTATGCCGTGGAACGGCTACAACTTCGAAGATTCGATTTTGATCTCCGAAAAAGTCGTAGCTGACGACCGCTACACCTCGATTCACATCGAAGAGCTGTCGGTTGTTGCCCGTGACACCAAGCTGGGGCCGGAAGAAATCTCCCGCGATATCCCGAACCTGTCCGAGCGTATGGCTGGCCGTCTGGACGACGCCGGTATCGTGTACATCGGTGCAGAAGTGACAGCTGGCGACGTGCTGGTGGGCAAGGTAACACCGAAGGGTGAAACCCAGCTGACACCGGAAGAGAAGCTGCTGCGCGCCATCTTCGGTGAGAAAGCCTCGGACGTTAAAGACACCTCGCTGCGCGTGCCTACCGGCATGACTGGCACCGTGATCGACGTGCAGGTGTTTACCCGCGAAGGTATCGAGCGCGACAAGCGTGCCCAGTCCATCATTGATGCCGAACTGAAGCGCTATCGCCTGGACCTGAACGACCAGCTGCGTATTTTCGACAACGATGCCTTCAGCCGTATCGAACGTCTGATCGTGGGCAAGGTGGCCAACGGCGGTCCTAAGCGTCTGGCCAAAGGCACCGAGATCGACACCGAGTACCTGGCCGGCCTGCCGACCAAGCACGACTGGTTCGATATCCGCATGGCTGATGAAGACATCGCCAAGCAGCTGGAACTGATCAAGGAAAGCCTGTCGCAGAAACGCGAAGAGTTTGACCTGAAGTTCGACGACAAGAAGCGCAAGCTGACCCAGGGCGATGAGTTGCCACCGGGCGTGCAGAAGATGGTCAAGGTGTACATCGCCGTGAAACGTCGCCTGCAAGCCGGTGACAAGATGGCCGGTCGTCACGGTAACAAGGGTGTGGTATCGCGCATTCTGCCAGTGGAAGACATGCCGTACATGGCAGATGGTCGCCCGGTAGATATCGTGCTGAACCCGCTGGGTGTACCGTCGCGTATGAACATCGGTCAGATTCTGGAAGTGCACCTGGGCTGGGCTGCCAAAGGTATCGGCGAACGTATCGACCGTATGCTGAAGCAACAGCAAGGCATGGAAGCACTGCGCAGCTACCTGGAACGCATCTACAACGACACCGGCAAGAAAGTCGAGCTGGTGGATATGTCCGATGCTGAAGTGAAACTGCTGGCAGAAAACCTGCGCAAGGGTATGACTTTCGCGACACCGGTATTTGACGGTGCCAAAGAGTCGGAAATCATGCACATGCTGAATCTGGCTTACCCAAGCGAAGATCCGCATACCGAGCAGCTGGGTTTCAATGGCAGCAAAACCCAGATGACCCTGTACGATGGCCGCTCCGGCGAAGCCTTCGACCGCAAGGTTACCGTGGGTGTCATGCACTACCTGAAGCTGCATCACTTGGTAGACGACAAGATGCACGCCCGTTCCACCGGCCCGTACTCGCTGGTTACCCAGCAGCCGCTGGGTGGTAAGGCGCAGTTCGGTGGCCAGCGTTTCGGTGAGATGGAAGTGTGGGCACTGGAAGCTTACGGTGCCGCCTACACCCTGCAGGAAATGCTGACTGTGAAGTCGGACGATGTGACCGGTCGTACCAAGATCTACGAGAACATCGTCAAGGGCGAACACAAGATCGATGCCGGCATGCCGGAATCCTTCAACGTGCTGGTGAAGGAAATCCGTTCGCTGGGCCTGGATATCGACCTGGAACGTTATTAA
- the rplL gene encoding 50S ribosomal protein L7/L12, with the protein MAITKEDILDAVAGLTVMELNDLVKAFEEKFGVSAAAVAVAGPAAGAAAAEEKTEFDVILSAAGDNKVNVIKVVRAITGLGLKEAKDLVDGAPKAVKEGVSKAEAEDVLKQLTEAGAKAEVK; encoded by the coding sequence ATGGCTATCACTAAAGAAGATATCCTCGACGCAGTTGCTGGTCTGACTGTTATGGAACTGAACGACCTGGTAAAGGCGTTTGAAGAGAAGTTCGGCGTATCCGCTGCTGCTGTTGCCGTTGCTGGCCCGGCTGCTGGCGCTGCTGCTGCTGAAGAGAAAACCGAATTCGACGTTATCCTGTCCGCTGCTGGCGACAACAAAGTTAACGTGATCAAGGTTGTTCGTGCTATCACCGGTCTGGGCCTGAAAGAAGCCAAAGACCTGGTAGACGGCGCTCCTAAAGCAGTTAAAGAAGGCGTTTCCAAAGCTGAAGCTGAAGACGTTCTGAAGCAACTGACCGAAGCCGGTGCTAAGGCTGAAGTAAAATAA
- the rplJ gene encoding 50S ribosomal protein L10, which yields MSLNIEDKKAVVAEVSAQLADAQTLVIAEYRGIEVSSMTKLRAKARENGVYLRVLKNTLVRRAVAGTQFEALADQMVGPLVYGVSVDPVAAAKVLHQFAKEDNKIVVKAGSYNGKLLNAAEVAELASIPSREELLSKLLFVMQAPVSGFARALAALAEQKQSEAA from the coding sequence TTGAGTCTCAATATCGAAGATAAAAAGGCGGTCGTAGCTGAAGTATCTGCTCAACTGGCAGATGCACAGACTCTCGTTATCGCTGAATATCGGGGCATCGAGGTTAGCAGCATGACCAAACTCCGCGCTAAAGCGCGTGAGAATGGCGTGTACCTGCGTGTTCTGAAGAACACGCTGGTACGCCGTGCGGTTGCTGGTACCCAGTTCGAAGCGCTGGCTGACCAAATGGTTGGCCCGCTGGTATACGGTGTATCTGTTGACCCGGTAGCTGCTGCCAAGGTGTTGCACCAGTTTGCCAAAGAAGACAACAAGATTGTTGTCAAGGCAGGTTCCTACAACGGCAAGCTGCTGAATGCTGCCGAAGTAGCCGAACTGGCATCTATCCCGAGCCGCGAAGAGCTGCTGTCCAAGCTGCTGTTCGTTATGCAGGCTCCGGTATCCGGTTTTGCCCGCGCTCTGGCCGCTCTGGCCGAGCAAAAGCAATCCGAAGCCGCTTAA
- the rplA gene encoding 50S ribosomal protein L1: MPKLSKRVQALKAQVDRNKLYAVEEAISMVKGAATAKFDESIDIAVNLGVDPRKSDQVVRGSVVLPRGTGKSVRVAVFAQGANAEAAKAAGAEVVGFDDLAEQVKAGNLNFDVVIASPDAMRVVGQLGQILGPRGLMPNPKVGTVTPNVAEAVKNAKAGQVQYRTDKAGIIHATIGRASFEVEALRENFAALVDALVKAKPAAAKGQYLKKIAVSSTMGVGVRVDVAAAQA; the protein is encoded by the coding sequence ATGCCTAAGCTGTCCAAGCGCGTTCAAGCGCTGAAAGCTCAAGTAGATCGCAACAAACTGTACGCAGTTGAAGAAGCGATTTCGATGGTTAAAGGTGCTGCTACTGCCAAGTTCGACGAGTCGATCGATATCGCCGTTAACCTGGGTGTGGATCCACGTAAATCCGACCAGGTTGTTCGTGGCTCCGTAGTGCTGCCACGCGGCACCGGTAAGTCGGTACGTGTTGCTGTATTTGCTCAAGGTGCTAACGCCGAAGCAGCTAAAGCTGCTGGTGCTGAAGTTGTCGGCTTCGACGACCTGGCCGAGCAAGTTAAAGCTGGTAACCTGAACTTCGACGTAGTGATTGCCTCCCCGGATGCAATGCGCGTTGTAGGTCAACTGGGTCAGATTCTGGGTCCTCGTGGCCTGATGCCTAACCCGAAAGTTGGTACCGTTACCCCTAACGTAGCTGAAGCTGTGAAAAACGCTAAAGCTGGTCAGGTTCAGTACCGTACCGACAAGGCAGGTATCATTCACGCTACCATCGGCCGCGCTTCTTTCGAAGTTGAAGCCCTGCGTGAAAACTTTGCTGCTCTGGTAGATGCCTTGGTGAAAGCCAAGCCGGCCGCTGCCAAAGGTCAGTATCTGAAGAAAATCGCCGTATCCAGCACCATGGGTGTTGGTGTACGCGTAGATGTGGCTGCTGCTCAGGCTTAA
- the rplK gene encoding 50S ribosomal protein L11, which yields MAKKIVGYIKLQVPAGKANPSPPIGPALGQRGLNIMEFCKAFNAQTQGVEPGLPIPVVITAYADKSFTFVMKTPPATILLKKAAGIKSGSAKAHVDKVGKVTRAQLEEIAKTKAPDLTAADLDAAVRTIAGSARSMGLEVEGV from the coding sequence GTGGCAAAGAAAATTGTAGGCTATATCAAGCTGCAAGTGCCCGCTGGTAAAGCCAACCCGTCGCCGCCAATCGGCCCGGCTCTTGGTCAGCGCGGTCTGAACATCATGGAATTCTGCAAGGCGTTCAACGCCCAGACTCAAGGCGTTGAGCCAGGTCTGCCGATTCCTGTGGTGATCACTGCTTACGCGGACAAGTCCTTCACTTTCGTGATGAAGACCCCGCCAGCAACTATCCTGCTGAAAAAAGCCGCTGGCATCAAGTCCGGTAGTGCTAAAGCTCACGTGGACAAAGTTGGTAAAGTGACCCGCGCCCAGCTGGAAGAAATCGCTAAAACCAAAGCTCCTGACCTGACCGCTGCCGATCTGGACGCAGCCGTGCGTACTATCGCCGGTTCCGCCCGTTCCATGGGTCTCGAAGTGGAGGGTGTGTAA
- the nusG gene encoding transcription termination/antitermination protein NusG, giving the protein MAKRWYVVHAYSGFEKSVQKALKERIERESMQDLFGQVLVPVEEVVDIKNGKRSISERKFFPGYVLVEMEMTDDTWHLVKSTPKVTGFVGGTANRPAPISAKEVESIMQQMQDGVEKPKPKVLFEVGERVRVNEGPFTDFNGSVDEVNYERNKLRVSVQIFGRDTPVELDFSQVEKL; this is encoded by the coding sequence ATGGCTAAGCGTTGGTATGTAGTGCACGCCTACTCGGGTTTCGAGAAGAGTGTGCAGAAGGCATTGAAAGAGCGTATCGAGCGCGAAAGCATGCAAGATCTCTTTGGTCAGGTATTGGTGCCGGTCGAAGAGGTGGTGGATATCAAGAATGGCAAGCGCTCCATTTCCGAGCGCAAGTTCTTCCCGGGTTATGTGTTGGTCGAGATGGAAATGACCGACGACACTTGGCACTTGGTGAAGAGCACGCCTAAAGTTACCGGTTTTGTGGGTGGTACGGCCAATCGTCCGGCGCCTATCTCTGCCAAAGAGGTGGAGTCCATCATGCAGCAGATGCAGGATGGCGTGGAAAAGCCGAAGCCAAAAGTGCTGTTTGAAGTAGGCGAGCGCGTTCGTGTGAATGAAGGTCCGTTTACCGACTTTAATGGTTCGGTGGATGAGGTCAATTACGAGCGTAACAAGCTGCGTGTTTCTGTGCAGATTTTTGGTCGTGATACGCCGGTTGAGCTGGATTTTTCCCAGGTCGAGAAGCTGTAA